In Nicotiana tabacum cultivar K326 chromosome 2, ASM71507v2, whole genome shotgun sequence, the following proteins share a genomic window:
- the LOC107789335 gene encoding uncharacterized protein LOC107789335, protein MSTINGLTSPQPFLSLPKPKPKPSYSHFKPLKPRILSKGLKQQNQQNQQLRDWAVVGSVANETDLIPVQSNDTTDQQRGVVIGLEREPEGGDMDMVNQVVGGFGNEGRLSFEGAAGGFSSSSSGSNGKSEQEDMDRVIDRAINATIVLAAGSFAITKLLTIDHDYWHGWTIYEILRYAPQHNWIAYEEALKRNPVLAKMVISGVVYSLGDWIAQCYEGKPLFDFDRARMLRSGLVGFTLHGSLSHYYYQICEALFPFQDWWVVPVKVAFDQTVWSAIWNSIYYTVLGILRFESPLTIFSELKATFWPMLTAGWKLWPFAHLITYGVVPVEQRLLWVDCVELIWVTILSTYSNEKSEARVSEASVEAEMQPPSIGPPQE, encoded by the exons ATGTCGACCATCAATGGTCTGACCTCACCACAGCCTTTTCTCTCTCTAccaaagcccaaaccaaaacCCTCTTATTCCCACTTCAAGCCTTTGAAGCCAAGAATCTTATCCAAAGGCCTCAAACAGCAGAATCAGCAGAATCAGCAGCTAAGAGATTGGGCCGTCGTGGGCTCGGTGGCCAACGAAACCGACCTGATTCCAGTCCAAAGCAACGACACTACGGACCAGCAAAGAGGCGTCGTAATTGGGTTAGAAAGAGAACCGGAAGGTGGAGATATGGATATGGTAAATCAGGTAGTGGGTGGGTTTGGAAATGAAGGGAGATTATCGTTTGAAGGTGCTGCTGGTGGGTTTAGTTCTTCTTCAAGTGGGTCTAATGGCAAATCAGAACAAGAGGATATGGACAGGGTCATTGATAGAGCTATTAATGCAACTATTGTTTTAGCTGCTGGAAGTTTTGCTATCACTAAATTGCTCACTATTGACCATGATTACTGGCAC GGATGGACCATATATGAGATATTGAGATATGCACCTCAGCACAACTGGATTGCGTATGAGGAAGCCCTTAAAAGAAACCCAGTTTTGGCTAAAATGGTGATCAGTGGAGTGGTTTACTCTCTTGGGGATTGGATCGCACAG TGCTATGAAGGAAAGCCTCTTTTTGACTTTGATCGTGCACGTATGTTGAGATCTGGCTTAGTTGGATTCACTCTTCATGGATCGCTCTCTCATTATTATTATCAGATCTGTGAG GCACTTTTTCCTTTCCAAGATTGGTGGGTGGTTCCTGTCAAGGTTGCCTTTGATCAGACTGTTTGGTCAGCAATTTGGAACAGCATTTACTACACAGTTTTGGGCATTTTGCGTTTTGAATCCCCTCTCACCATTTTCAGTGAATTGAAGGCTACATTCTGGCCAATGTTGACT GCAGGTTGGAAGCTGTGGCCATTTGCTCATCTTATTACATATGGAGTAGTCCCGGTTGAACAAAGGCTTCTTTGGGTCGACTGTGTAGAACTTATTTGGGTTACAATACTCTCAAC TTATTCAAATGAAAAATCAGAAGCTAGAGTCTCAGAGGCATCAGTGGAAGCAGAAATGCAACCTCCCTCAATAGGTCCACCACAG GAGTAA
- the LOC107789325 gene encoding NAC transcription factor 56 yields the protein MESTDSSSGSHQQPQLPPGFRFHPTDEELVVHYLKKRVASVPLPVAIIAEVDLYKFDPWELPAKATFGEQEWYFFSPRDRKYPNGARPNRAATSGYWKATGTDKPVLTAGGTQKVGVKKALVFYGGKPPKGVKTNWIMHEYRLADNKANNKPPGCDVANKKSLRLDDWVLCRIYKKNNTQRPIDHERDDLNDIIGATCIPNNSMSMPNPFGQQKSSNYTTLLETHDQNIYDQGMQFSSKSSSQLPVNVLSTSASVLPSKRSLTGLYWNEEATANDNSQSTKRFLTENINNMDDGLSMNLRSDHDQNGSIASLLSQLPQTPSLQQQQQQILQGSLSDGVFRQPYSGINWYS from the exons ATGGAGAGTACAGATTCATCAAGCGGCTCTCATCAGCAGCCTCAGCTTCCCCCTGGCTTCCGTTTTCACCCCACAGATGAAGAACTCGTCGTTCACTACCTCAAGAAGAGAGTTGCTTCTGTTCCTCTTCCCGTTGCTATTATCGCTGAAGTTGATCTTTACAAATTTGATCCCTGGGAACTCCCTG CTAAGGCGACGTTTGGAGAACAAGAATGGTATTTTTTCAGTCCAAGGGATAGGAAGTATCCAAATGGAGCGAGGCCAAACAGAGCGGCAACTTCTGGTTATTGGAAAGCTACCGGAACAGATAAGCCGGTGCTCACCGCCGGTGGAACTCAAAAAGTGGGTGTCAAAAAAGCACTGGTTTTCTATGGAGGTAAACCTCCTAAAGGGGTGAAAACGAATTGGATCATGCATGAATATAGACTTGCTGATAATAAAGCAAATAACAAGCCCCCTGGTTGTGACGTTGCCAATAAAAAATCCTTAAGG CTAGATGATTGGGTTTTATGTAGGATTTACAAGAAGAACAATACTCAGAGGCCAATAGATCACGAGAGGGACGATTTAAATGATATAATTGGAGCAACATGCATACCAAATAACTCAATGTCAATGCCCAACCCTTTTGGTCAACAAAAATCTTCCAACTATACTACATTGCTCGAAACTCATGACCAGAATATATATGATCAAGGTATGCAATTTTCTTCAAAGTCGTCGTCACAACTTCCAGTTAATGTACTCAGTACAAGCGCGAGTGTACTCCCTTCAAAGCGGTCGCTAACTGGTTTATATTGGAACGAAGAAGCAACGGCTAATGACAACTCCCAATCCACAAAAAGATTTTTAACAGAGAATATTAATAACATGGACGATGGTTTAAGCATGAATCTGAGATCAGATCATGACCAGAATGGCTCTATTGCAAGTCTTTTGAGTCAACTTCCTCAAACTCCGTcacttcaacaacaacaacaacaaattctgCAAGGGTCACTTAGCGATGGCGTTTTTCGACAACCTTATTCAGGGATAAACTGGTACTCTTAA